The proteins below come from a single Pedobacter aquae genomic window:
- the hemH gene encoding ferrochelatase: MGKKGILLVNLGTPDSPKTADVRKYLDEFLMDGRVIDVNPVLRTLLVKGIIVPFRGPKSAKIYKEIWTEQGSPLLIYGKNVKNAIADRLGEDYHVELAMRYQSPSIPDALERLKQAKVDSIKVIPLFPQYASASTGSVHQLVMEIVSQWQAIPSISFVNSYYDHPGMIKVFADNTRKYLDEGWDHILFSFHGVPQRHMRKADVSGEHCLKVKDCCKTLTENNKFCYSAQCHQTAKLIAEELNLSDDKYSLCFQSRLGNDPWMQPYTSDVLKELAGKGVKRILVLCPAFVADCLETLFEISFEYQEEFEELGGEKVQLVESLNDNPAWIDALEDIILNKN, encoded by the coding sequence ATGGGAAAAAAGGGAATTTTATTGGTTAATTTAGGAACACCAGATAGTCCTAAAACTGCTGATGTTAGAAAATATTTAGATGAGTTTTTAATGGATGGTAGGGTTATAGATGTTAACCCTGTTTTAAGAACTCTACTAGTTAAAGGTATTATTGTACCTTTTAGAGGACCTAAATCAGCAAAAATTTATAAAGAAATTTGGACCGAGCAAGGCTCGCCTTTATTAATCTATGGGAAGAATGTTAAAAATGCCATAGCTGATAGACTGGGTGAAGATTATCATGTAGAATTAGCTATGCGTTATCAATCTCCTTCTATTCCTGATGCTCTTGAACGTTTAAAACAAGCTAAAGTAGATAGCATTAAAGTTATTCCGTTGTTTCCGCAATATGCTTCGGCATCTACAGGTTCTGTTCATCAATTGGTTATGGAAATTGTTAGCCAATGGCAAGCCATACCATCTATAAGTTTTGTAAATAGCTATTATGATCATCCGGGTATGATTAAAGTTTTTGCAGACAATACCAGAAAATATTTAGACGAAGGTTGGGATCATATCTTATTTAGTTTCCACGGAGTGCCGCAAAGACATATGCGTAAAGCCGATGTTTCTGGTGAACATTGTTTAAAAGTGAAAGACTGTTGCAAGACTTTAACAGAGAACAATAAGTTTTGCTACTCGGCCCAATGCCACCAAACAGCTAAATTAATTGCAGAAGAGCTTAATTTATCAGACGATAAGTACTCTTTATGCTTTCAATCTCGTTTAGGAAACGATCCTTGGATGCAACCTTATACCAGCGATGTTTTAAAGGAATTAGCTGGCAAAGGCGTAAAGAGAATTTTAGTTTTATGTCCTGCTTTTGTTGCCGATTGTTTAGAAACTTTATTTGAAATCTCTTTTGAATACCAAGAAGAGTTTGAAGAACTGGGCGGCGAGAAAGTACAATTAGTAGAAAGCTTAAACGATAATCCGGCTTGGATAGACGCTTTGGAAGATATCATACTTAACAAGAATTAA
- a CDS encoding lysophospholipid acyltransferase family protein gives MVTPKENRLIYRFFSWYIQYIIKKDFSSFSFNKIEVDKDKAILLLANHCSWWDGFLLFYLNKIYLKKKFHVMIVEDTAKKVWFMKYLGAFSVQKQSRSVVNSLQYAAQLLENPNNLVLIFPQGQLFSNHVSSIGFEKGLLHIVQNTSKKFQYLFAVSLFDYFQNRKPSVSIYLKEWQAQEYTSLQVIKNEFNKHYDDAKSQQSKIVV, from the coding sequence ATGGTAACACCAAAAGAAAACAGATTGATTTACAGGTTTTTCTCCTGGTATATTCAATATATCATCAAGAAAGATTTTTCGTCTTTTTCTTTTAATAAAATTGAAGTAGATAAGGATAAAGCTATTTTATTATTGGCCAACCATTGCAGTTGGTGGGATGGTTTCTTGCTGTTTTACCTCAATAAAATTTACCTCAAAAAGAAATTCCATGTGATGATTGTTGAGGATACAGCCAAAAAAGTTTGGTTTATGAAGTATTTGGGTGCTTTTAGTGTTCAAAAGCAATCTAGAAGCGTGGTTAACTCTTTGCAATATGCAGCCCAACTTTTAGAAAACCCAAATAATTTGGTGTTGATATTTCCTCAAGGTCAGCTCTTTTCTAACCATGTTTCAAGTATAGGTTTCGAGAAAGGTTTGTTGCACATTGTACAAAATACAAGCAAAAAATTTCAGTACCTCTTTGCGGTAAGTTTATTTGATTATTTTCAAAACAGAAAGCCCTCTGTTTCTATTTACTTAAAAGAATGGCAAGCTCAAGAATATACAAGTTTACAAGTTATCAAAAACGAGTTTAATAAGCATTATGATGATGCTAAAAGCCAGCAAAGTAAAATTGTAGTGTAA
- the crtD gene encoding 1-hydroxycarotenoid 3,4-desaturase CrtD: MSKAIVIGAGIAGIASAIRLALKGYQVDVYESNAYPGGKLSEFEQDGFRFDAGPSLFTMPQYVEELFKLAGELPQDYFQYEKLDEVCRYFWDDGTHLTAWADTEKFADEIAAKTTSKREELFAFLAKSKQIYEITNHVFLEKSLHKLATFLNIPTLKSILRLPQIDAFRTMAKANESFFSDKKMVQYANRYATYNGSNPYQAPATLNVIPHLEQHFGAYFPKNGMFDITLSLVRLAERLGIKFHYNSYVEQILVENKETKGIIIHAEKRFADVVVSNMDVYFTYKNLLKDAKQPQQILKQERSSSALIFYWGVKKQFKELGLHNIFFSDDYQKEFNTIFKEKGIDDDPTVYINITSKLKADDAPEGCENWFTMINVPNNIGQDWDTLIAKAKLNIIKKINKNLKVNLDELMVTEAILDPRTIESKSFSYQGSLYGTSSNNQFAAFLRHANFSSKIKNLYFTGGSVHPGGGIPLALLSAKIVGEMIPSTS; this comes from the coding sequence ATGTCTAAAGCAATAGTTATTGGTGCCGGTATAGCTGGAATTGCAAGTGCTATAAGGTTAGCTTTGAAAGGTTATCAGGTTGATGTTTACGAGTCTAATGCCTATCCAGGAGGGAAATTATCAGAATTTGAACAAGATGGTTTTAGGTTTGATGCCGGACCTAGCTTGTTTACCATGCCGCAATATGTAGAAGAGCTTTTTAAATTGGCTGGCGAGTTGCCTCAAGATTATTTTCAGTACGAAAAACTAGACGAAGTGTGTCGTTATTTCTGGGACGATGGTACTCATTTAACCGCTTGGGCCGATACTGAAAAATTTGCCGATGAAATTGCTGCTAAAACTACTTCTAAACGCGAAGAACTTTTTGCCTTTTTAGCCAAAAGCAAACAGATTTACGAAATTACCAACCATGTTTTTTTAGAGAAGTCTTTACATAAACTAGCTACTTTTTTAAATATCCCTACGCTAAAATCTATTTTAAGATTACCACAAATAGATGCTTTTAGAACTATGGCAAAGGCTAATGAATCTTTTTTTAGCGACAAAAAAATGGTCCAATATGCCAATAGATATGCCACCTATAATGGTTCTAATCCTTACCAAGCACCAGCAACTTTAAATGTTATCCCTCACTTGGAGCAACATTTTGGAGCATACTTCCCTAAAAATGGGATGTTTGATATTACCCTAAGTTTGGTACGTTTAGCAGAACGACTAGGCATAAAATTCCACTATAACAGCTATGTTGAACAAATTCTAGTAGAAAATAAAGAGACAAAAGGCATCATCATCCATGCTGAAAAGCGTTTTGCAGATGTTGTAGTTTCTAATATGGATGTTTATTTTACTTATAAAAACCTGCTCAAAGACGCGAAGCAGCCACAGCAAATATTAAAACAAGAGCGTTCCAGCTCGGCGCTTATTTTTTATTGGGGAGTTAAAAAACAGTTTAAAGAGCTGGGTTTACATAATATTTTCTTTAGTGATGATTATCAGAAAGAGTTTAATACTATTTTTAAAGAAAAAGGTATTGATGATGATCCAACGGTTTATATCAATATCACCTCAAAGCTTAAAGCTGATGATGCGCCAGAAGGTTGCGAAAATTGGTTTACCATGATAAACGTACCCAACAACATTGGGCAAGATTGGGATACTTTAATCGCAAAAGCGAAGCTAAACATCATTAAAAAAATCAATAAAAATTTAAAGGTAAATTTAGATGAACTGATGGTTACCGAGGCCATTTTAGACCCAAGAACTATAGAATCTAAAAGTTTTTCTTACCAAGGTTCTTTATATGGCACAAGTTCTAATAACCAGTTTGCGGCATTTTTACGTCATGCCAATTTCTCATCAAAAATTAAAAATTTGTATTTTACAGGTGGAAGCGTTCATCCCGGTGGGGGAATACCTTTAGCCTTGTTATCAGCCAAAATAGTTGGCGAAATGATACCATCAACAAGCTGA
- a CDS encoding fatty acid desaturase produces the protein MNKKSHKGLFIALLVIALWFCSLSFFLNFEVNFSNPLIYIFILIQAHLYTGLFITAHDAMHGTVYSANRGLNNLIGQICTALYAAFPFKALNAKHHLHHSHVHSHDDPDYHHGNFFQWYFHFITQYITWWEIVFMAIIFNILKLWFDEVNLVLFWVIPSLISTLQLFYFGTYLPHKGEHDNKHQSRSQKRNHFLAFISCYFFGYHYEHHDSPGTPWWQLWILKDKANHI, from the coding sequence GTGAATAAAAAATCTCACAAAGGTTTGTTTATTGCTTTGCTTGTCATCGCCCTATGGTTTTGTTCACTATCTTTTTTCTTAAATTTCGAGGTTAATTTCTCTAATCCTCTTATTTATATTTTTATCCTCATTCAAGCACACTTATATACGGGTTTATTTATTACCGCACATGATGCCATGCATGGCACAGTTTATAGCGCTAATAGAGGTTTAAATAATTTAATAGGACAAATATGTACCGCTTTGTATGCCGCTTTTCCTTTTAAGGCTTTAAATGCTAAACATCATTTACATCACAGTCATGTTCATTCTCATGATGACCCAGACTACCATCATGGTAATTTTTTTCAATGGTATTTTCATTTTATAACACAGTATATCACTTGGTGGGAAATAGTTTTTATGGCTATTATTTTTAATATTTTAAAACTTTGGTTTGATGAAGTAAACCTTGTTTTATTTTGGGTGATACCATCTTTGATAAGCACTTTACAGCTATTTTATTTTGGCACTTATTTACCTCATAAAGGAGAACACGATAATAAACATCAATCAAGGTCTCAAAAAAGAAATCATTTTTTAGCTTTTATAAGTTGTTACTTTTTTGGTTATCATTACGAACATCACGATTCGCCGGGTACACCTTGGTGGCAATTATGGATTTTAAAAGATAAAGCAAATCATATATAA
- a CDS encoding glycosyltransferase: MILRFTVTLFNFISNPKLTASPKHYQDLVSVLIPARNEAEDILPLLESLKQQDYQHIEVYVLDDNSDDNTSEICEAFAQTDARFHTLKGEVLKQGWLGKNFACHQLAKHAKGKYLLFLDADELVKDGLINSAVHRMHMNKLDLLSLFTNQTMKTRGEQLVVPMMHYILLNLLPLRLVFLSKNPAFSAASGQFMMFNAITYHQYKWHKKVKEQVVEDVEIMKRIKQEKLTGEALLANGYIFCRMYKGYNDAINGFSKNMLSGFGNSIPGLMVYLFLVLLGPILILFYLNSQLFFFCCTLILLSRLMISLLSGQSPIINILFHPLQMLSLGIVSFQSIRKKITNKVTWKGRKVSI; this comes from the coding sequence TTGATTTTGCGCTTTACGGTTACGCTATTTAATTTTATTTCTAATCCAAAATTAACGGCTAGTCCAAAGCATTATCAAGATTTGGTTTCTGTACTCATACCAGCCAGAAACGAAGCAGAAGATATTTTACCGCTTTTAGAATCACTTAAACAACAAGACTATCAGCATATAGAAGTTTATGTTTTAGATGATAATTCTGATGATAATACCTCTGAAATTTGTGAAGCATTTGCCCAAACTGATGCTCGTTTTCATACCTTAAAGGGAGAGGTTTTAAAACAAGGTTGGTTAGGGAAAAACTTTGCTTGTCATCAATTAGCTAAACATGCTAAAGGCAAATATTTACTTTTTTTAGATGCCGATGAATTGGTGAAAGATGGCCTCATCAATAGCGCTGTACACAGAATGCACATGAATAAGCTTGATTTATTAAGTTTATTTACAAACCAAACGATGAAAACCCGTGGCGAACAGTTGGTTGTACCAATGATGCATTATATTTTACTTAATTTATTGCCGTTAAGGTTAGTTTTTTTGTCTAAAAACCCTGCTTTTTCTGCTGCTAGTGGGCAATTTATGATGTTTAATGCTATAACTTACCACCAATACAAATGGCACAAAAAAGTGAAAGAGCAGGTAGTAGAGGATGTTGAGATTATGAAGCGTATTAAACAAGAAAAGCTTACTGGCGAAGCTTTATTGGCAAATGGATATATCTTTTGTCGGATGTATAAAGGTTATAATGATGCTATTAACGGTTTTTCTAAAAATATGCTATCTGGTTTTGGTAATTCTATACCGGGTTTAATGGTTTATTTGTTTTTAGTGCTCTTAGGACCTATTTTAATCTTGTTTTATTTAAACTCGCAATTGTTTTTTTTCTGTTGTACACTCATATTATTAAGCAGATTAATGATTTCCCTACTCTCTGGTCAATCACCCATCATCAATATTTTGTTCCATCCTCTTCAAATGTTATCATTGGGGATAGTTTCATTTCAATCCATCAGAAAAAAAATCACAAATAAAGTAACCTGGAAAGGTCGTAAAGTAAGCATATGA
- a CDS encoding carotenoid biosynthesis protein, which yields MNFRLGKKELSIIFIIVFHIVGLIGFLVPTFYDLFISLVPFHLLLMAGILIINQKEFSLNFWVAALTVAVAGYIVELIGVSTGKIFGVYSYGSTLGFKLADIPLMIGVNWFIMVFSLGSYLKRKFKHQPTIKSLVGAVFLVATDILIEPVAIQHDYWSWEGYTVPFQNYVGWYIVSFLLLRFYYAVDFKKTNPVGLVLFISQFVFFAILNIAEL from the coding sequence ATGAATTTTAGATTAGGTAAAAAAGAACTCTCTATCATTTTTATTATTGTTTTCCATATAGTGGGCTTAATAGGCTTTTTGGTTCCTACTTTTTATGATTTGTTTATCTCTTTAGTACCCTTTCATTTACTTTTAATGGCGGGTATTTTAATCATCAACCAAAAAGAATTTAGCTTAAACTTTTGGGTTGCCGCTTTAACGGTTGCAGTTGCAGGTTATATAGTAGAACTTATTGGTGTAAGTACCGGAAAAATCTTTGGCGTTTATAGTTATGGCAGTACTTTGGGCTTTAAACTGGCAGATATACCTTTAATGATAGGGGTGAACTGGTTCATCATGGTGTTTTCTCTGGGTTCTTATCTAAAAAGAAAATTTAAACATCAACCCACTATTAAATCTTTAGTGGGGGCAGTTTTTTTAGTTGCCACTGATATTTTAATAGAGCCAGTGGCCATTCAGCATGATTATTGGAGCTGGGAGGGCTATACCGTACCTTTTCAAAATTATGTAGGCTGGTATATTGTTTCTTTCCTTTTATTGAGATTTTACTATGCGGTAGATTTTAAGAAAACAAATCCGGTTGGTTTGGTATTATTCATTAGTCAGTTTGTGTTTTTTGCCATATTAAATATTGCAGAGCTTTGA
- a CDS encoding sensor histidine kinase produces MAHICTEEAINFANEHKLGLIIQNLLSNAIKFSYPKSEIIIGLQPYQNKFKIEVKDHGLGFTPELAKKLFTNSASVGRMGTNGEPSMGLGLSLSQKTMKQMGGKLKAHSEGENKGATFSLII; encoded by the coding sequence GTGGCACATATTTGTACCGAAGAGGCTATAAATTTTGCCAATGAGCATAAGCTAGGCTTAATTATCCAAAATTTACTAAGTAATGCGATTAAATTTTCATACCCTAAAAGCGAGATAATTATTGGTTTACAACCCTATCAAAACAAGTTCAAAATTGAAGTAAAAGATCATGGACTTGGTTTTACACCAGAGTTAGCTAAAAAACTCTTCACAAACTCTGCATCCGTTGGAAGGATGGGCACCAACGGAGAACCAAGCATGGGTTTAGGCTTAAGCCTGAGCCAAAAAACCATGAAACAAATGGGCGGTAAGCTAAAAGCCCATAGCGAAGGGGAAAATAAAGGCGCTACTTTTAGTTTGATTATTTAA
- the dacB gene encoding D-alanyl-D-alanine carboxypeptidase/D-alanyl-D-alanine endopeptidase, whose amino-acid sequence MKNILLALSFFFLCSNAYSQTLNQKIQVAYQKFMADEQLKHASVSFSVASTDDNTSIFTAQPQLGMVPGSTLKVITAATALSVLGENYRFKTEIGYNGVINNGVLQGHIIIKGSGDPTLGSDRYTSTTKTVIYTKILDALKQAGIKKITGEIIADDAMWDSQSLPDGWIWQDMGNYYGASTSAVCWGENEFDVNFNPSTTLGKPVTIINEKQLYPFLTLVNEVSTGAAGSGDQVYGYSSPYSQFIYLRGTYAQNLKKTIRFALPDAALAMAYDVHDFLNQNGIQTSGFNTTRKLQLQSVAVKGIQKSLLMIESPKLSDIIYQFNQKSLNLYGEQLLRIISPDKTIAKGITFIKDFWKNKGIANASLNIYDASGLSPANRVTSKTMVDVLQASKKEKWFNAYLNSFPVYNNMKMKSGTIGDVLCYSGYHENKCFAIMVNNYSGSTSAIRQKIFTLLNSFK is encoded by the coding sequence ATGAAAAATATCCTCCTTGCTTTAAGCTTCTTCTTTTTGTGTTCAAATGCTTATAGCCAAACGCTAAATCAAAAAATACAAGTAGCCTACCAGAAATTTATGGCTGATGAGCAATTAAAACATGCCTCAGTTTCTTTTTCTGTTGCTTCTACAGATGATAATACCTCTATTTTTACTGCGCAGCCACAACTTGGGATGGTTCCTGGTTCTACATTAAAAGTTATCACAGCGGCAACGGCTTTAAGTGTTTTAGGAGAAAATTATCGGTTTAAAACAGAAATTGGTTATAACGGTGTGATCAATAATGGTGTTTTACAAGGTCATATCATTATTAAAGGTAGTGGCGACCCTACTTTGGGTAGCGATAGGTATACATCAACAACCAAAACTGTTATTTACACTAAAATTTTAGATGCTCTTAAACAAGCCGGAATTAAAAAAATTACAGGAGAAATTATTGCCGATGATGCCATGTGGGATTCACAATCTTTACCTGATGGATGGATTTGGCAAGATATGGGTAATTATTACGGGGCTTCTACCAGTGCAGTTTGTTGGGGAGAGAACGAGTTTGATGTTAATTTCAATCCCTCAACAACTTTAGGTAAGCCGGTTACTATCATTAACGAAAAGCAGCTTTATCCTTTTTTAACTTTAGTGAATGAGGTAAGTACAGGTGCTGCTGGTTCTGGAGACCAAGTTTATGGTTACTCATCACCTTATAGTCAGTTTATCTATTTAAGAGGTACTTATGCGCAAAATCTCAAGAAAACCATCAGGTTTGCTTTGCCAGATGCTGCTTTAGCTATGGCTTATGATGTTCATGATTTTTTAAATCAAAATGGTATACAAACATCAGGATTTAACACCACTAGGAAACTTCAATTACAGTCTGTAGCAGTAAAGGGCATACAAAAGAGTTTGCTAATGATAGAATCTCCTAAGCTTTCTGATATTATTTATCAGTTTAACCAAAAAAGCTTAAACCTTTACGGCGAGCAATTATTAAGGATAATATCTCCTGATAAAACCATAGCAAAAGGCATAACATTTATCAAAGACTTCTGGAAAAATAAAGGTATTGCCAACGCAAGCTTAAATATTTATGATGCCAGTGGTTTATCGCCAGCAAACCGGGTAACTTCTAAAACTATGGTTGATGTTTTACAGGCCTCAAAAAAAGAAAAATGGTTTAATGCTTATCTCAACAGTTTTCCGGTTTACAACAATATGAAAATGAAAAGCGGTACCATTGGCGATGTTTTATGTTATAGCGGCTACCATGAAAACAAGTGTTTTGCTATCATGGTGAATAATTATAGCGGTTCTACATCGGCCATAAGGCAAAAGATTTTTACGCTTTTAAACTCATTTAAATAA
- a CDS encoding aspartate-semialdehyde dehydrogenase, with protein sequence MKVAVVGATGLVGTEMLKVLAERNFPVTELIPVASEKSKGKEIDFKGKKYKVVTVDEAIAMQPDVALFSAGGSTSTEQAPKFAAAGTTVIDNSSAWRMDPTKKLVVPEVNASVLTKEDKIIANPNCSTIQMVVALKPLHDEYKVKRVVVSTYQSVTGTGVKAVDQLMNERKGITDGPMAYAYPIDLNVIPQIDVFQDNGYTKEEMKMIKETNKIMGDDSIKVTATTVRIPVMGGHSESINIEFERDFDLAKVRELLAATSGVIVVDDPANAKYPMPMDAHGKDEVFVGRIRRDESQANTLNMWCVADNLRKGAATNAVQIAEYLYSQKLIG encoded by the coding sequence ATGAAAGTTGCAGTTGTAGGCGCAACCGGCCTAGTAGGTACGGAGATGTTAAAAGTATTAGCAGAGCGCAATTTCCCGGTTACAGAATTAATTCCAGTTGCTTCAGAAAAGAGCAAGGGGAAGGAAATTGATTTTAAGGGAAAGAAGTACAAAGTTGTAACTGTTGATGAAGCTATTGCCATGCAGCCAGATGTTGCTTTATTCTCTGCCGGAGGTAGTACTTCTACAGAACAAGCACCAAAATTTGCTGCTGCTGGTACTACAGTAATTGATAATTCATCTGCATGGAGGATGGATCCAACCAAAAAATTGGTTGTTCCAGAAGTTAATGCATCTGTTTTAACTAAAGAAGACAAAATTATTGCAAACCCTAATTGTTCTACCATACAAATGGTTGTAGCTTTAAAACCTTTGCATGATGAGTATAAAGTAAAAAGAGTTGTGGTTTCTACTTACCAATCTGTAACAGGTACTGGTGTTAAAGCGGTAGACCAGTTAATGAACGAGCGTAAAGGCATTACAGATGGCCCAATGGCTTATGCGTACCCAATTGATTTAAATGTTATCCCTCAAATTGATGTTTTCCAAGATAATGGATACACCAAAGAAGAGATGAAAATGATTAAAGAAACCAATAAAATTATGGGCGATGACAGTATTAAAGTTACTGCAACAACTGTAAGAATACCGGTTATGGGTGGCCACTCAGAGTCTATCAATATTGAGTTTGAAAGAGATTTTGATTTAGCTAAAGTTCGCGAGTTGTTAGCTGCTACCAGTGGAGTTATTGTTGTTGATGACCCGGCAAATGCTAAATACCCAATGCCAATGGATGCACACGGTAAAGATGAAGTTTTTGTAGGTCGTATCCGTAGAGATGAATCACAAGCAAATACGCTAAACATGTGGTGTGTTGCTGATAATTTAAGAAAAGGTGCTGCTACCAATGCAGTTCAAATTGCAGAATATCTTTATAGCCAAAAGTTAATAGGTTAA
- a CDS encoding ATP-binding protein, whose amino-acid sequence MAKVYTKLHAVKFLKKSYSLKFLFISFIGIHIPLIGVIIFLLGADNSLEKSTIIIITLILTLVATAATLFILNSLIKPLIYSKNALQDYISEKKLPNLPTQYKDEAGVLMRLIQQNILQLDGLLQENQEITALLSHNLRAPLIQIKGLCHVLEIQKIENKDIVEKIDHITDTQLKNIDELLLNLKYHHMDNETEDKAVDLKKLIKQSVDQAKAEASKKTSTLWHIFVPKRL is encoded by the coding sequence ATGGCTAAAGTATACACCAAACTACATGCTGTAAAATTTCTTAAGAAAAGTTATAGTCTTAAATTTCTCTTTATATCATTTATAGGAATTCATATCCCCTTAATTGGTGTTATAATATTTCTTTTAGGTGCTGATAACAGTTTAGAGAAAAGCACTATTATCATCATCACTTTAATATTAACGCTTGTTGCCACTGCCGCAACCCTATTTATCTTAAACAGCCTTATAAAACCGCTTATATATTCAAAAAACGCCCTTCAGGATTATATTTCAGAAAAGAAACTTCCTAATTTACCAACACAATATAAAGATGAAGCTGGGGTATTGATGCGACTTATCCAGCAAAATATACTTCAGCTAGACGGTTTACTACAAGAAAACCAAGAGATTACAGCGCTTTTATCGCATAATTTAAGAGCCCCTTTGATACAAATTAAAGGATTATGCCATGTTTTAGAAATTCAGAAAATAGAAAACAAGGATATTGTAGAAAAGATAGACCATATTACCGATACCCAACTTAAAAACATTGATGAATTGCTGCTTAATTTGAAATATCATCATATGGATAATGAAACAGAAGATAAAGCTGTAGACTTAAAAAAGCTTATTAAGCAATCTGTAGATCAGGCAAAAGCAGAAGCATCTAAAAAGACATCAACATTGTGGCACATATTTGTACCGAAGAGGCTATAA